The stretch of DNA TTATTACTTCTATTTGTTTCTCTAATTGTGAAATTACTTTTTGAACTCGTTCTTCTTCGTCAAAAACAAGAATAGTGAACTTATGAACCTCTTTTATTTCTGATTTAGAAACCGTTAAACTTTCAATATTCATTTGCCTACGGGTAAAAATATTGGTGATTCGATTTAACAATCCGATTTGATGTTCTGTATAAACTGTTATAAAATATTTTCCTTGCATTTTATTATTTTTAGATATCAGTACTCAGATAATCTGTATTCAGAAACGATTATTTCTTGCTACTGACTTCTGGCTTCTTTTTTCTTATTTTTAACTTAACCTTACTTCATCTACAGCTGCTCCAGTTGGCATCATAGGGAATACATTATCTTCTTTTTCAACCACTACTTCTAATAAATAGGATCCTTTAGAATTAAGAAATTCTTTAATGGCTTCTTGTAAATCTCCTCTTTGATTAATTGATTTCGCTTGAATTCCATAGGAATCTGCTAATTTGACTAAATCAGGGCTTTTCATATCGGTAAAAGAATAGCGTCTTTCAAAGAAAAGTTCTTGCCACTGACGTACCATTCCTAAAAACTGATTATTCAATACCAGAATTTTAATATCCAATTCTTCTTGTGCAATCGTTCCCAATTCTTGAATATTCATTTGAAAACCACCATCACCCGAAATGGAGATAACTTGTCTTTTAGGAGCTCCTAATTTTGCTCCAATGGCAGAAGGCAACCCAAATCCCATTGTCCCTAAACCACCTGACTGTACATTACTTTTATTGGAATCAAATTGAAAATAACGTGATGCTGCCATTTGGTGTTGTCCTACATCTACTGTTAAAATAGCACCTTCTTTTTTATTTTCATTAATCACCCTTATAACTTCACTCATTAGCATTCCTTCTGTAGAAGGATTCATATCATGCTGAATTACTTCTTCATATTCTTCCTTTTGTAATTCTTTGAATCGAGCATACCATTCTGTATATTCTTTTTTCTTTATTTGTTTCGTGAACATCGGTAAAGATTCTTTACAATCTCCTACAACTGCTACATCTGCTTTAATAATTTTATCAATTTCTGCCGGATCTAATTCCAAGTGAATCACTTTGGCTTGTTTAGCATATTTTTCAACATTACCTGTAACACGATCATCGAAACGCATTCCAATAGCAATTAAAACATCACACTCATTGGTTAGTAAATTAGGAGCATAATTTCCATGCATTCCCAACATTCCCATATTTTGAGGATGGTTGGTTGGAATATTTTGCACACCTAATAATGTCCAAGCTACAGGAATACCTGATTGTTCTACAAAATCCATAAACTCTTTTTCAGCATTTCCCAGTGTTACACCTTGACCAACAAGTATGTAAGGTTGCTTAGCTTCATTAATCAATTGTATTGCTTCATCTACTTTAGTAGTATCTACTTTTGGAAGTGCTTTATAACTACGAACTTTAGTACATTTTTCGTAAGAAAAATCTGCTTCAGAAAACTGGGCATCTTTTGTAATATCAATTACAACAGGCCCTGGACGCCCACTTTTAGCTATATAAAAAGCTTTTGCAATAGCAGGTGCAATATCTTCCGCTTTGGTGACCTGAATATTCCATTTGGTTACCGGAGTAGAAATTCCAATAATATCCGTTTCTTGAAACGCATCGGTACCTAATAAATGTTTGGCTACTTGCCCTGTAATACAAACTAAAGGAGTACTATCAATCATAGCATCTGCCAAACCTGTAATCAAATTGGTTGCTCCTGGCCCCGAAGTTGCAAAACAGACTCCTACTTTATCTGAAACACGTGCATAACCTTGTGCCGCATGAATAGCACCTTGTTCGTGCCTTGTTAAAACATGATTAATTTGATCTAGATAACCGTATAAACTATCATAAACGGGCATAATAGCTCCTCCTGGATAACCAAATATGGTATCTACATTTTCACTTAAAAGTGATTTTACAACTATTTCAGAACCTTGTAATTTCATTCTTTTTAGTATTTTAGAATTAGTACTCAGACCTATTGTTCTTTAATTTTTTATTTTTACTTTAAAATTGATCGGTTACACACCCTTCAGAAGCGGAAGCTACTGTTTTTGCATATTTATATAAATAACCTGACGAAGCTTTCAAAGGTGGTTCAATCCAGCTCTCTTTTCTCTTTTCAATTTCTTCATTTGATAATTTTACATCAATACTATTATTTACCGCATCAATAGTAATTTCATCTCCATCTTCTAATAATCCTATAACACCTCCATTTTGTGCTTCAGGTGTTACGTGACCTACTACAAACCCATGTGAACCTCCTGAAAAGCGACCGTCCGTAATCAATGCTACCTCTTTTCCAAGACCTTTACCCATAATAGCTGATGTTGGTTTTAACATTTCAGGCATACCTGGCCCTCCTTTAGGACCTACATATCGAATTACAATTACATCACCTTTTTGAATTTTATCAGATAATATGGCTTTGTTAGCTTCTTCTTCGCTATTGTACACTTTTGCTGTTCCTTTAAATAATTCGCCTTCTTTTCCTGTAATTTTAGCAACCGCTCCTTCACTAGCTAAGTTTCCAAATAAAACACGTAAATGACCATCCTTTTTCAAAGGTTTCTCGACAGGTTTTACCACTTCTTGCTCAAAATTAATTTCTGGAATTTCAGCTAAATTTTCTGCTAATGTCTTACCTGTAACCGTCATACATGAGCCATCTAGAAATCCTTGATTTAATAGATATTTCATGACAGCTGGAGTTCCTCCAATTTTAAATATATCTTCCATTAAGAATTGTCCACTTGGCTTTAAATCGGCTAACAAAGGAACTTTTTTATTGATCTCCTGAAAATCTTCCATTTTTAAATCAATATTCCCTGTTCGTGCAACGGCTAATAAATGTAAAACCAAATTTGTTGAACCTCCTAGTGCAACAGCTACTGTAATAGCATTCGTTAAAGAAGCTTTCGTAACAATAGTTGAAGGAAGAATATTCTGTTGTAATAAGTTTTCAATTGCGTGAGCAGCCTTTTCACATTCTTCTTCTTTTTCTTGACTTACTGCCGGTGATGATGATGAGTATGGCAACGCCATTCCCATTGCTTCTAAAGCTACAGCCATGGTATTCGCTGTATACATTCCTCCACAAGCTCCTGGTCCAGGGCAAGCATTTTTTATAATTCCACGAAAATCTTCTTCTGAAATATTTCCTGCATTACGTTCTCCTAATGCTTCAAAAGAAGACACAATATTTAATTTTTCTCCATTATAACAACCTGATTTTATGGTTCCTCCATAAATCACTAATGAAGGACGGTTCAATCGTAATAAAGCCATTAAACAACCTGGCATATTCTTATCACAACCTGGAATGGCCACCACGGCATCATAATGTTGTGCACCTGTTAAGGCTTCAATACTGTCAGCTATAATTTCACGAGAAGGTAATGAATAACGCATTCCTGCTGTTCCCATTGACATTCCATCACTTACACCAATGGTTGTAAACTGAAATCCTATTAGGTCTTTTTGTTGAACTGATTTTTTTACTTTTTTTCCTAAATCATCTAAATGCATATTACAAGGATTCCCTTCATACCAATTGCTTACAATTCCTACTTGAGGTTTTTGTAAATCTTCTTCTGTTAATCCAACAGCATGTAACATAGACTGTGCTGCTGGTAAGGTATCATCCTGTGTAATTTTTGAACTGTACGTATTCAGTTTTGACATTGTTAAATTAAATTTTTATTATAAAAAAAACCTTCCATGTGGAAGGTCAAGTCAATATCATATCGTCCCACTATTTTGTTATAATTGGCATAATAAAATAATAATTGATAATATGACATTGTTTACTCTCATCGAATGCTAATGTAGAAAAGGTTTTTGGAAAAATCCTATCAAAAATTTAAAAAAGTGTAATTTTTACAATATTTTTATAAAAAACAATAATTATTATAAAATATTTCAAAAAAACATAGTTCTTTTAAAATTATCAATAATTGTAAAAAATACAATTACTTACTAACAAAAAAGATACTACTGTACAGTAGTATCTTTTTTGTTATTTTTTAAATCATATTTTATTTGACGATTGTCATTTCGTCTATTAAATTTTGGGCACCTGCATATTTATCGATAATAAACAATACATAACGTATATCTACAATGATTGTACGTTGTAAGTTATCTTCGAATAAAATATCACCACTTAATGCTTCTGAATTTCCATCAAATGCAGAACCAATTAAAGCTCCTTTACCATTGATTACTGGAGATCCTGAATTTCCTCCTGTAATATCATTATCGGTTAAAAAACAAACAGGTAAATAACCTTCTGGTGCAGCATATTGTCCATAATCTTTTTTGTTATACAAATCAATTAATTTCTCCGGAAGATCAAACTCTAAGTCTCCTTTCTTATACTTAGCCATTGCTCCTTTTAGAGTTGTATAATAGTTTTCTGAAGCATCATTAGGACGATCGGCTCTTCTTGGTAACGTTCTTACTGTTCCATAAGTCAATCGCATCGTTGAATTAGCATCTGGATAAAACACCTTATCAACTTGAGACTCACGAAGTGCTTTTGTATACAAACGTTCAGCTTTTGCTAATACTTCTTCGTTTTCTTTTGTTTTTTCAAAACTTGCTCTATAATCTTTTACAATATTTTGTGTGAATTGTAATAACGGATCACTTCCTAAACTCACTAAATTTCCTGTTTTTAGTGCTTCTTTTATTTTCTCTTTATCAAAGAAAATGGATGTTTTTTCTAAATCATCTGTAAACTTACTAAAGTCTCCATTGTATTTCTGACTCAACTCTTTTATATAAGACGATTGTAGTTTAGCAGGAACCTTATCCATATAAGTAGACAATACAGAAGCTATAATATCTTTTTCTACTTCTGGATAAATAGTTTCATATTTTTCATCAATTTTCTTAGCAAATTTATCAAAAGATGTTGCTCTTTCCTCTTCAGATAACATTCCGTATTCTTCAAACACTTCTCCTAATGTAAATGGCATTGTAGCTAAATCACTACCTCTTAAAACCATCATAGAATGATAAAAAGGTCTATAGTAGTCTCCTGAAGAAGCATAATATTTATCTAATAATGGAAATATCTGCTCATATTCAGCTCTTCTTTTTTTCTTTTTCTTAATCCACTTTTGTAAATCTTTTTCTATTTTTTGTTTATTGGCAACGGTATTGTTTTTCTCTAATGATTCAATCATTCCAATACGGTTTTTCCAATAATTAGCCAATCTAGAATATTTAGAAGCATAAGCAATTTTGATTGCTGGATCTGCATCCATATGTTTTTTCATTCCATC from Flavobacteriaceae bacterium UJ101 encodes:
- the ilvB|ilvG|ilvI gene encoding acetolactate synthase (Catalyzes the first step in the biosynthesis of branched-chain amino acids. Belongs to the TPP enzyme family.; KEGG: rma:Rmag_0445 acetolactate synthase I/II/III large subunit), with the protein product MKLQGSEIVVKSLLSENVDTIFGYPGGAIMPVYDSLYGYLDQINHVLTRHEQGAIHAAQGYARVSDKVGVCFATSGPGATNLITGLADAMIDSTPLVCITGQVAKHLLGTDAFQETDIIGISTPVTKWNIQVTKAEDIAPAIAKAFYIAKSGRPGPVVIDITKDAQFSEADFSYEKCTKVRSYKALPKVDTTKVDEAIQLINEAKQPYILVGQGVTLGNAEKEFMDFVEQSGIPVAWTLLGVQNIPTNHPQNMGMLGMHGNYAPNLLTNECDVLIAIGMRFDDRVTGNVEKYAKQAKVIHLELDPAEIDKIIKADVAVVGDCKESLPMFTKQIKKKEYTEWYARFKELQKEEYEEVIQHDMNPSTEGMLMSEVIRVINENKKEGAILTVDVGQHQMAASRYFQFDSNKSNVQSGGLGTMGFGLPSAIGAKLGAPKRQVISISGDGGFQMNIQELGTIAQEELDIKILVLNNQFLGMVRQWQELFFERRYSFTDMKSPDLVKLADSYGIQAKSINQRGDLQEAIKEFLNSKGSYLLEVVVEKEDNVFPMMPTGAAVDEVRLS
- the ilvD gene encoding dihydroxy-acid dehydratase (Catalyzes the dehydration of 2,3-dihydroxy-3-isovalerate or 2,3-dihydroxy-3-methylvalerate to the 2-oxo acids 3-methyl-2- oxobutanoate (3MOB) or 3-methyl-2-oxopentanoate (3MOP); Belongs to the IlvD/Edd family.; KEGG: scn:Solca_1883 dihydroxy-acid dehydratase), whose protein sequence is MSKLNTYSSKITQDDTLPAAQSMLHAVGLTEEDLQKPQVGIVSNWYEGNPCNMHLDDLGKKVKKSVQQKDLIGFQFTTIGVSDGMSMGTAGMRYSLPSREIIADSIEALTGAQHYDAVVAIPGCDKNMPGCLMALLRLNRPSLVIYGGTIKSGCYNGEKLNIVSSFEALGERNAGNISEEDFRGIIKNACPGPGACGGMYTANTMAVALEAMGMALPYSSSSPAVSQEKEEECEKAAHAIENLLQQNILPSTIVTKASLTNAITVAVALGGSTNLVLHLLAVARTGNIDLKMEDFQEINKKVPLLADLKPSGQFLMEDIFKIGGTPAVMKYLLNQGFLDGSCMTVTGKTLAENLAEIPEINFEQEVVKPVEKPLKKDGHLRVLFGNLASEGAVAKITGKEGELFKGTAKVYNSEEEANKAILSDKIQKGDVIVIRYVGPKGGPGMPEMLKPTSAIMGKGLGKEVALITDGRFSGGSHGFVVGHVTPEAQNGGVIGLLEDGDEITIDAVNNSIDVKLSNEEIEKRKESWIEPPLKASSGYLYKYAKTVASASEGCVTDQF
- a CDS encoding dipeptidyl aminopeptidase BII (Exopeptidase that catalyzes the removal of dipeptide units (NH2-P2-P1-) from the free amino termini of oligopeptides and small proteins (PubMed:24598890, PubMed:8892831, PubMed:24827749). Peptide digestion is sequencial and substrate recognition is non-specific, with the exception that Pro is not suitable as a P1 residue (PubMed:24827749). Removes many residues of bioactive oligopeptides such as angiotensin I and neuromedin N and cleaves also oxidized insulin B chain. Able to hydrolyze an X- Pro bond, an imido bond. No endopeptidase activity (PubMed:8892831). May play a physiological role in feeding (PubMed:24598890); Belongs to the peptidase S46 family.) — encoded protein: MKKIVLAFSFLFSSMFVWADEGMWLLMLIERLNYQDMKEKGLQLTPEEIYSVNNSSLKDAIVHFNQGCTAEIISKEGLVLTNHHCGYEAIAELSTPEHDYLKDGFWAYKKDEELKPKDLNVRFLDRMEDMTNRIQSKLDGSMTQEKRQEIIEAEKKAIEEEYSENGKYIVETKSFFKGNEFYMFRYIQYDDVRLVGAPPSSIGKYGGDTDNWEWPRHTGDFSIFRVYGDKDGNPAAYSKDNVPLKPKHHLPISLEGIEPGDFAMILGFPGVTNRYKTSQGIEESINDEFPAWIDASKSAMDGMKKHMDADPAIKIAYASKYSRLANYWKNRIGMIESLEKNNTVANKQKIEKDLQKWIKKKKKRRAEYEQIFPLLDKYYASSGDYYRPFYHSMMVLRGSDLATMPFTLGEVFEEYGMLSEEERATSFDKFAKKIDEKYETIYPEVEKDIIASVLSTYMDKVPAKLQSSYIKELSQKYNGDFSKFTDDLEKTSIFFDKEKIKEALKTGNLVSLGSDPLLQFTQNIVKDYRASFEKTKENEEVLAKAERLYTKALRESQVDKVFYPDANSTMRLTYGTVRTLPRRADRPNDASENYYTTLKGAMAKYKKGDLEFDLPEKLIDLYNKKDYGQYAAPEGYLPVCFLTDNDITGGNSGSPVINGKGALIGSAFDGNSEALSGDILFEDNLQRTIIVDIRYVLFIIDKYAGAQNLIDEMTIVK